In Paenibacillus algicola, a genomic segment contains:
- the thyA gene encoding thymidylate synthase produces the protein MKSYLELLQDILDHGVEKEDRTGTGTLSVFGRQLRFNLAEGFPLVTTKRIHLKSVVHELLWFLSGDTNIRYLKENKVRIWDEWADEQGELGPVYGSQWRHWEAPDGRQIDQIANVIESIRQNPDSRRHIVSAWNVAEIEQMKLPPCHFVFQFYVAGGKLSCMLTMRSVDTFLGLPFNIASYALLTHMVAQQCDLEPGEFIWSGGDVHIYSNHLEQVKTQLEREPYAPPQLVIKRKPDSIFQYEFEDFEFQNYEHHPTIKATVAI, from the coding sequence TTGAAAAGTTACCTGGAATTATTACAGGATATTCTAGATCATGGAGTGGAAAAAGAGGACCGCACCGGTACGGGAACCTTGTCCGTATTTGGTCGCCAGCTTCGCTTTAATCTCGCTGAAGGCTTTCCACTGGTAACAACAAAGCGTATCCATCTAAAATCTGTCGTCCATGAGCTGCTATGGTTCCTGAGCGGAGACACGAATATCCGTTATCTGAAGGAAAATAAGGTGCGGATCTGGGACGAATGGGCAGACGAGCAAGGTGAGCTTGGGCCTGTATACGGCTCACAGTGGCGTCATTGGGAAGCGCCGGACGGTCGACAGATTGATCAGATTGCGAATGTGATTGAATCCATCCGACAGAACCCAGACTCTCGCCGGCATATTGTGAGTGCATGGAATGTCGCGGAGATTGAGCAAATGAAGCTGCCGCCATGCCATTTCGTCTTTCAATTCTATGTAGCCGGCGGGAAGCTATCCTGCATGCTGACGATGAGATCCGTGGATACGTTTCTGGGACTGCCCTTTAACATTGCGAGCTATGCATTATTGACGCACATGGTCGCTCAGCAATGCGATTTAGAGCCTGGAGAATTCATCTGGTCCGGCGGTGATGTTCATATCTACTCCAACCACTTGGAACAGGTAAAAACCCAGCTGGAAAGAGAGCCATATGCTCCGCCGCAGCTCGTGATCAAGCGCAAGCCAGACAGTATTTTTCAGTACGAATTTGAGGATTTTGAATTCCAGAATTACGAGCATCATCCGACAATCAAGGCAACGGTCGCCATTTAA
- the pdhA gene encoding pyruvate dehydrogenase (acetyl-transferring) E1 component subunit alpha: MTKVPYEVYSEEVEALSVLSPEGEIVNQDLMPELTDEQLKEIMYRMVFTRTWDDRAVNLGRQGRLGFYAPVSGQEATMVGSVYALDKEDFVCPGYRDMPQIVWHGLPLYQAFLYSRGHQHGGQIPDGVNVLMPQIIIGAQILHAMGIAMGYKLKKQKQVVITYTGDGGSSEGDFYEGLNFAGVYKLPTIFFVQNNGYAITTPFSKQTAALSIAHKAVAAGIKGVKVDGMDVLAVIKAVRDAAERGRNGEGATLIEAVTYRFRPHSMSDDASKYRSKEEEAEWNAKDPIVRMAKFLEKKGLWSEEDTARVKEEAKATVNEQIKKAEKTEKMTVSGLIDSMFEQTPKHLEEQKADFQ; the protein is encoded by the coding sequence ATGACCAAGGTTCCTTACGAAGTATATTCCGAGGAAGTTGAAGCGCTATCCGTACTTTCTCCGGAAGGCGAGATTGTAAACCAGGATCTGATGCCTGAGCTTACCGATGAGCAGTTGAAGGAAATTATGTACCGCATGGTATTTACCCGCACCTGGGATGACCGCGCCGTTAACCTCGGCCGCCAAGGACGTCTCGGGTTTTACGCGCCTGTATCCGGTCAAGAAGCTACGATGGTCGGCAGTGTGTACGCTCTGGATAAAGAAGATTTTGTATGTCCGGGCTACCGTGATATGCCGCAGATCGTCTGGCATGGACTTCCGCTTTACCAAGCATTTCTGTACTCCCGTGGACATCAGCATGGCGGCCAGATTCCAGATGGCGTAAACGTTCTGATGCCGCAGATCATTATCGGCGCACAGATTCTGCATGCTATGGGGATTGCCATGGGCTATAAGCTGAAGAAGCAGAAGCAGGTTGTTATTACTTATACCGGTGATGGCGGCTCCTCTGAAGGCGACTTCTACGAGGGCTTGAACTTTGCAGGCGTATATAAGCTTCCAACCATTTTCTTCGTTCAAAACAACGGCTATGCTATCACAACTCCGTTCTCTAAACAGACGGCTGCATTGTCCATCGCGCACAAGGCTGTAGCTGCCGGCATCAAGGGTGTTAAGGTAGACGGTATGGACGTGCTGGCTGTCATTAAAGCTGTTCGTGACGCTGCTGAGCGCGGCCGCAACGGTGAAGGTGCGACGCTGATCGAGGCTGTCACTTACCGTTTCCGTCCTCACTCCATGTCTGACGATGCTTCGAAGTATCGGAGCAAAGAAGAAGAAGCAGAGTGGAACGCGAAGGATCCGATCGTTCGTATGGCTAAATTCCTGGAGAAGAAGGGACTTTGGTCAGAAGAAGATACGGCTCGTGTGAAGGAAGAAGCGAAGGCAACGGTGAATGAACAGATCAAGAAGGCGGAGAAGACCGAGAAAATGACGGTTTCGGGCCTGATCGACAGCATGTTCGAGCAAACACCGAAGCACCTGGAAGAGCAAAAGGCTGATTTCCAATAA
- a CDS encoding thiamine diphosphokinase, with product MSSDRIVIVTGGQMSPALLEHIEDDDFLIGADRGALYLIEHGLTPHIALGDFDSVTREEMMVIQKNSGEVWSCDPISKDLTDTEMAFNLAIDRSPKQILIIGGTGTRMDHTLANIQMLVRGVQHHIDCSILDLHNFITLTGSSCSLVDRGYTYVSILPITHEVTGIHLEGFQYPLHNATVKLGQSLGISNRFLDKVGHVSIESGLLLIIQSKDA from the coding sequence ATGAGCTCGGACCGAATTGTAATCGTCACCGGCGGCCAAATGTCTCCTGCTTTACTGGAGCACATTGAAGACGATGATTTTCTGATAGGCGCTGACCGCGGCGCTCTCTATTTAATTGAGCACGGCTTGACACCTCATATCGCTCTTGGTGATTTTGACTCTGTGACGAGAGAGGAAATGATGGTGATCCAGAAGAACAGCGGTGAGGTATGGAGCTGTGATCCCATCTCTAAGGATTTAACGGATACCGAGATGGCCTTCAACCTGGCTATTGACCGCAGCCCTAAACAGATTCTGATAATTGGAGGCACGGGAACCCGAATGGATCACACGCTTGCCAATATTCAGATGCTCGTTCGCGGGGTCCAGCATCACATCGACTGCTCCATCCTGGATCTGCATAATTTCATTACATTAACCGGCTCCTCCTGCTCGCTCGTGGATCGAGGCTATACCTACGTATCTATTTTACCAATTACTCATGAGGTCACTGGCATTCATTTAGAAGGGTTTCAGTATCCTCTTCACAATGCGACCGTTAAGCTCGGACAATCCCTCGGAATTAGCAACCGTTTCTTAGATAAGGTGGGACATGTCAGTATTGAGAGTGGTCTGCTGCTGATTATTCAGAGCAAGGACGCATAG
- the lpdA gene encoding dihydrolipoyl dehydrogenase, which produces MVVGDASLDIDTLVIGAGPGGYVAAIRAAQLGQKVLIVDKAEVGGVCLNRGCIPSKALISAAHSFESAKHADAFGVQVGDVTVDFAKTQEFKSGVVKKLTGGVGALLKGNKVEIFNGECMFINENEARVFNEHESPRYRFKNCIIATGSRPIELKAFPFGGRIMSSTEALELQELPKSLVVIGGGYIGAELGQMFSKFGTKVTILEGLDSILNGFDPDMTKLVAKNMQKTGVEIITNAKAESAEQTDKDVTVKYTVNGENKEITADYLLVTVGRRPNTDGELGLDLIDIEMTDRGLIKVDHQGRTNHPHIFAIGDIVPGPALAHKASYEGKVAAEAISGLPSVVDYKCVPAVAFTDPECSSVGLTEAQAKEQGYKPKSGKFPFAGNGRALSLNSPEGFVKIVADEDTGLVLGAHIAGIEASNLIAELGLAIEMGATLEDIALTIHAHPTLGEIVAEGAELVLGHPIHAMAPRK; this is translated from the coding sequence ATGGTAGTAGGAGACGCTTCTCTGGATATTGATACATTAGTTATTGGTGCTGGTCCCGGCGGCTATGTGGCGGCAATTCGTGCGGCCCAGCTGGGCCAAAAGGTTCTGATTGTGGACAAGGCTGAGGTTGGCGGCGTGTGCTTGAACAGAGGATGTATTCCTTCAAAAGCACTGATCTCTGCGGCACACAGCTTTGAATCCGCGAAGCATGCAGATGCTTTCGGTGTTCAGGTTGGTGACGTGACGGTTGACTTTGCCAAGACTCAAGAGTTCAAGAGCGGTGTGGTCAAGAAGCTGACCGGCGGAGTTGGCGCGCTGCTTAAGGGCAACAAGGTTGAAATATTCAACGGCGAGTGCATGTTCATTAATGAAAACGAAGCTCGTGTATTCAATGAGCATGAATCTCCACGTTATCGTTTCAAAAACTGTATCATTGCTACCGGCTCCCGTCCGATTGAGCTGAAAGCATTCCCGTTCGGTGGACGCATTATGTCTTCCACGGAAGCTCTGGAGCTGCAAGAGCTGCCGAAGAGCCTCGTTGTAATCGGCGGCGGGTACATCGGCGCTGAGCTGGGTCAAATGTTCTCCAAATTCGGCACGAAGGTTACGATCCTGGAAGGTCTGGACTCGATCCTGAACGGATTTGATCCTGATATGACGAAGCTGGTTGCTAAGAACATGCAAAAAACCGGCGTTGAAATTATTACGAATGCTAAAGCTGAAAGTGCAGAGCAGACGGATAAAGACGTCACTGTGAAGTACACTGTCAACGGTGAGAACAAAGAAATCACTGCAGATTATCTGCTTGTAACCGTTGGACGCCGTCCGAACACCGACGGTGAGCTCGGTCTGGATCTGATCGATATTGAAATGACAGACCGCGGTCTGATCAAGGTGGATCACCAGGGACGTACCAACCATCCGCATATCTTTGCGATTGGTGATATCGTGCCAGGTCCTGCATTGGCGCACAAAGCTTCTTATGAAGGTAAAGTAGCTGCTGAAGCGATTTCCGGTCTTCCATCCGTAGTAGACTACAAATGTGTACCAGCGGTTGCGTTTACAGATCCGGAATGCTCCAGCGTAGGCTTGACAGAAGCACAGGCTAAAGAGCAAGGCTACAAGCCGAAGTCCGGGAAGTTCCCGTTTGCGGGTAACGGCCGTGCCCTGTCTCTGAACAGCCCTGAAGGCTTCGTGAAGATTGTTGCTGATGAAGATACCGGTTTGGTGCTGGGCGCTCATATTGCCGGGATCGAAGCTTCCAATCTGATTGCTGAGCTTGGTCTTGCTATCGAAATGGGAGCTACCCTGGAAGATATCGCCCTGACCATTCATGCACATCCTACGCTTGGCGAAATCGTTGCGGAAGGCGCTGAGCTGGTGCTCGGTCATCCAATTCACGCCATGGCACCGCGCAAATAA
- a CDS encoding alpha-ketoacid dehydrogenase subunit beta has product MAQMNMKEAIRDAMRVELNRDPNVVIFGEDVGNVGGVFRVTEGLQKEFGDERVFDTPLAESAIGGMAVGLGIQGFRPIAEIQFVGFIFEALDQILVQAARMRYRSGGKYTSPIVFRTPFGGGVKAAELHTDALEGLITQSPGIKVVVPSNPYDAKGLMIAAIRDNDPVFFMEHLNLYHAFRAEVPEGEYTVEIGKANIVRDGSDVTIIAYGMMVHTATKAADELEKQGIKAEIIDLRTVSPIDIDTIVNSVKKTNRAIVVQEAQKSAGVAAEVIAQINERAILHLEAPVLRVAAPDTVYPFAQVEDAWLPTPARIAAAVKKVMEF; this is encoded by the coding sequence ATGGCACAAATGAACATGAAAGAAGCGATTCGCGACGCTATGCGCGTCGAATTGAACCGTGACCCTAACGTTGTCATCTTCGGTGAGGACGTGGGTAATGTAGGCGGTGTTTTCCGGGTAACGGAAGGCCTGCAGAAGGAGTTCGGTGACGAGCGCGTATTTGATACACCGCTGGCTGAATCCGCAATTGGCGGTATGGCTGTCGGTCTCGGTATTCAGGGCTTCCGCCCGATCGCTGAGATTCAGTTCGTCGGATTTATTTTTGAAGCATTGGATCAGATTCTGGTTCAAGCTGCCCGGATGCGTTACCGTTCCGGCGGCAAATATACGTCCCCAATCGTATTCCGTACTCCTTTTGGCGGCGGTGTTAAAGCAGCTGAGCTTCACACCGATGCGCTGGAGGGTTTGATTACACAATCCCCGGGTATTAAAGTCGTAGTTCCTTCCAATCCTTATGATGCCAAGGGACTGATGATTGCGGCGATCCGTGATAACGACCCGGTCTTTTTCATGGAGCATTTGAATCTGTATCATGCATTCCGTGCTGAAGTGCCGGAGGGTGAATATACCGTTGAGATCGGCAAGGCTAATATTGTGCGTGATGGCTCTGATGTGACTATTATCGCTTATGGCATGATGGTTCATACCGCGACGAAGGCTGCAGATGAGCTGGAGAAGCAGGGCATTAAAGCTGAGATTATCGACCTGCGCACCGTATCTCCGATCGACATTGATACGATCGTAAACTCTGTGAAGAAAACGAACCGTGCGATTGTTGTGCAGGAAGCTCAAAAGTCTGCCGGCGTAGCTGCTGAGGTTATCGCTCAGATCAATGAAAGAGCTATTCTGCATCTGGAAGCTCCTGTCCTTCGGGTAGCTGCTCCGGATACGGTATATCCTTTTGCCCAGGTTGAGGATGCCTGGCTGCCGACGCCTGCCCGTATTGCAGCGGCGGTCAAGAAAGTTATGGAATTTTAA
- a CDS encoding dihydrofolate reductase, translating to MSISMIWAMGRNGVIGKDNDIPWRLPRDLAYFKKMTLQKTILMGRKTWESFGGQPLPQRRHLVVTGDHNYSVPFEEVHILHDLEEAMPYSQDQELMVIGGSQIYKQMLPKADRLYVTFIEEDFEGDTYFPEVDWSQWTLVSNEAGIMDENNPYSYRFAIYERAES from the coding sequence ATGAGCATCTCAATGATTTGGGCTATGGGCCGAAACGGAGTGATCGGCAAGGATAATGACATCCCTTGGCGTTTGCCGCGGGATCTGGCCTACTTTAAGAAAATGACACTGCAAAAAACGATTCTCATGGGCAGAAAAACGTGGGAGTCGTTCGGTGGCCAGCCGCTGCCTCAGCGTCGCCATTTAGTAGTGACCGGAGATCATAATTATTCGGTTCCTTTTGAAGAGGTGCACATCCTTCATGATTTGGAGGAGGCGATGCCTTACTCTCAGGATCAGGAGCTAATGGTTATTGGCGGATCTCAAATCTACAAGCAGATGCTGCCAAAAGCGGACCGATTGTATGTAACATTTATTGAAGAAGATTTTGAGGGAGACACGTATTTCCCCGAGGTTGATTGGAGTCAGTGGACGCTTGTGAGCAATGAGGCCGGAATTATGGATGAGAACAATCCGTACAGCTATCGATTTGCAATTTATGAGCGGGCTGAGAGCTAG
- a CDS encoding dihydrolipoamide acetyltransferase family protein translates to MAKFEYRFPELGEGLHEGEIIKMHIKPGDKVTDDDIIMEVQNDKAVVEVPCPVNGTVQEVFAKDGQVCRVGEVVAIIDAEGEIPEQEVQENEQSAQEVDASQGGVDTDSSPAADAPADSKQGGAESSAPAAPNKDVLATPSVRKFAREQGVDLSQVSGSGNNGKITREDVEAFKNGGGQAPAQKAEAAPVEEAAEAAVPAAAAPSDARAEEERVPFKGIRKAISNAMVKSAYTAPHVTIMDEVDVTELVAFRTRMKPIAEKKGTKVTYLPFIVKALVAACRQFPALNAMIDEESNEIVYKKYYNIGIATDTDSGLIVPVIKDADRKSIWMIADSIRDLASRGRDGKLSPNEMRGSTISITNIGSAGGMFFTPIINFPEVAILGTGRISEKPVVKNGEIVAAPVMALSLSFDHRIIDGATAQNFMNYIKQLLANPELLVMEV, encoded by the coding sequence TTGGCAAAATTCGAATATCGTTTCCCCGAGCTGGGCGAAGGTCTGCATGAAGGTGAAATCATCAAAATGCACATCAAGCCGGGTGACAAAGTAACAGACGACGACATCATCATGGAAGTGCAGAACGACAAGGCCGTCGTTGAAGTTCCTTGTCCCGTAAATGGTACGGTTCAGGAGGTATTTGCCAAGGACGGTCAGGTATGCCGTGTAGGTGAAGTGGTTGCCATCATTGATGCGGAGGGTGAAATTCCTGAACAGGAAGTCCAGGAAAATGAACAATCCGCTCAAGAGGTTGACGCTTCCCAAGGCGGAGTGGATACCGATTCCTCCCCAGCAGCGGATGCGCCTGCCGATTCGAAGCAAGGTGGAGCGGAGTCATCTGCACCTGCAGCACCGAACAAAGACGTGCTTGCTACCCCAAGCGTACGTAAATTTGCACGGGAACAGGGCGTAGACCTGTCGCAGGTATCCGGTTCCGGCAACAACGGCAAGATTACCCGCGAGGATGTAGAAGCGTTCAAGAACGGCGGAGGTCAAGCTCCTGCCCAGAAGGCTGAGGCTGCTCCAGTAGAAGAAGCGGCTGAAGCGGCAGTACCTGCAGCGGCGGCTCCTTCCGATGCACGTGCTGAAGAAGAGCGCGTTCCGTTCAAAGGGATTCGCAAGGCAATTTCAAACGCAATGGTGAAGTCAGCCTATACTGCACCTCACGTAACCATCATGGATGAAGTGGACGTTACCGAGCTGGTTGCATTCCGCACCCGGATGAAGCCGATTGCTGAGAAGAAGGGTACGAAGGTAACCTACCTGCCATTCATCGTGAAGGCATTGGTAGCGGCATGCCGTCAGTTCCCGGCCCTGAATGCCATGATCGACGAAGAGTCCAATGAAATTGTGTACAAGAAGTACTACAACATCGGAATTGCAACAGATACAGACAGCGGTTTGATCGTTCCTGTAATTAAGGACGCGGATCGTAAGAGCATCTGGATGATCGCGGACAGCATCCGTGATCTGGCAAGCCGTGGTCGTGATGGCAAGCTGAGCCCTAATGAAATGAGAGGCTCGACCATCTCCATCACGAACATTGGATCTGCTGGCGGTATGTTCTTTACTCCGATTATCAATTTCCCTGAGGTTGCTATTCTGGGTACAGGCCGGATTTCCGAGAAGCCGGTTGTGAAGAACGGAGAAATTGTAGCTGCACCTGTCATGGCTCTTTCCCTGAGCTTTGACCACCGTATTATTGATGGAGCAACTGCCCAAAACTTTATGAATTACATTAAACAACTGCTCGCTAACCCTGAGCTGCTTGTGATGGAGGTGTAA
- a CDS encoding response regulator transcription factor produces the protein MTGEVLWIVSHAERRLCIEEWLQEAGYEVLVAQQLSTAFIQAAQASVDLIILDSLQEQANLIALIHELHALREGVPIVIYGTGSTVEAADVLEAGANDYIFEYADQREFIARVRNMITLFRSKASSAAVNDNGLIKIGDLCINAQTRHVKRAGKTIELTRKEYDLLLYLAVRKDEVCLREDILGQVWNFDFHTGTNVVDVYILHLREKMDKGHKWKLIRTVRGAGYLLQSPVTS, from the coding sequence GTGACGGGAGAGGTGCTATGGATTGTGTCTCACGCGGAGCGCAGGCTATGCATTGAAGAATGGCTTCAAGAAGCTGGATATGAAGTCCTTGTTGCACAGCAGCTGTCCACAGCGTTCATCCAGGCTGCACAAGCATCTGTTGATTTAATCATTCTCGACAGCTTGCAGGAGCAGGCGAATCTGATCGCGTTGATCCACGAGCTTCATGCCTTGAGGGAAGGAGTCCCGATCGTGATTTATGGAACTGGCAGTACAGTTGAGGCTGCGGATGTGTTAGAAGCTGGAGCTAATGACTATATCTTTGAATATGCAGATCAAAGAGAGTTTATCGCGCGAGTACGGAACATGATCACGTTGTTTCGAAGCAAAGCCTCATCTGCTGCTGTCAATGATAATGGGCTTATCAAGATTGGCGATTTATGCATTAATGCTCAAACACGCCATGTCAAGCGAGCGGGAAAAACCATTGAATTGACAAGAAAAGAATATGATCTTCTGCTATATTTGGCTGTCCGGAAGGACGAGGTTTGTTTACGAGAGGATATCTTAGGACAGGTATGGAATTTTGATTTTCATACAGGAACAAATGTGGTTGATGTGTACATTCTTCATTTGCGCGAGAAAATGGACAAGGGTCATAAGTGGAAGCTAATACGCACGGTGCGCGGAGCGGGATACCTTCTTCAGAGCCCCGTCACTTCATAG
- a CDS encoding C40 family peptidase, translating to MNKHTWVKKAIIVSLSASVGFGTLLAAGPVGQAEAAVSSSYSTAKKVVNYGKQFMGTPYQFGASTSTTRVFDCSSLMKHIFKKYGVYLPRTSAAQSKVGTYVSKSNLRTGDLVFFSSGSRSTGKNVTHVGVYIGSGKFLHTYGKPGVMVSSLTSGHWSKTYVKARRVL from the coding sequence ATGAACAAACATACTTGGGTCAAAAAAGCGATTATTGTCAGCCTTAGCGCATCGGTGGGCTTTGGTACTCTGCTGGCAGCAGGTCCTGTCGGACAAGCTGAAGCGGCTGTAAGCTCCAGTTATTCCACGGCCAAGAAGGTCGTCAATTACGGCAAACAATTTATGGGTACTCCTTATCAATTTGGCGCTTCCACAAGCACAACTAGAGTGTTCGACTGCTCGTCTCTGATGAAGCATATTTTCAAAAAATACGGCGTTTACCTGCCGCGTACTTCTGCGGCTCAATCCAAGGTGGGTACCTACGTATCCAAATCCAATCTGCGGACAGGTGATCTGGTCTTTTTCTCCAGTGGCAGCCGCTCTACAGGCAAAAATGTAACGCATGTTGGCGTTTATATTGGCAGCGGCAAATTCCTTCACACGTACGGCAAGCCTGGCGTTATGGTTTCTTCCCTAACTTCAGGGCATTGGAGCAAGACATATGTGAAAGCACGCCGCGTGCTATAA
- a CDS encoding trimeric intracellular cation channel family protein: MHVFEWFSIIGTVAFAMSGAFVAMEEDYDILGIVVLGLVTAFGGGVVRNVLIGVPVTTLWSQGDLILLAIISVFVAFVLPMAWIKHWKRTEALFDAIGLSAFAVQGGIYATQMNHPLSAVVVAAALTGIGGGIIRDLLAGRKPLVLRDEIYAVWAMAAGAAIGLGLTQSTWQLLLLFLLVIVFRMLSVHYKWRLPRRLLQAESAPTGKDTAA; encoded by the coding sequence ATGCACGTTTTTGAGTGGTTCAGCATTATCGGTACGGTTGCTTTTGCGATGTCCGGCGCATTTGTAGCGATGGAAGAGGATTATGACATTTTGGGGATTGTGGTGCTGGGCCTTGTAACTGCCTTTGGCGGCGGTGTGGTCCGAAATGTATTAATCGGGGTTCCAGTTACGACCTTATGGAGCCAAGGTGATCTTATTCTGCTGGCCATCATTTCAGTTTTTGTTGCTTTTGTGCTGCCGATGGCTTGGATCAAGCATTGGAAGCGGACCGAGGCTCTTTTTGATGCTATTGGATTATCAGCTTTTGCGGTACAAGGCGGCATTTATGCCACGCAAATGAATCATCCGCTTAGTGCGGTCGTCGTTGCCGCGGCTTTGACCGGAATTGGCGGCGGAATTATCCGCGACCTGCTTGCAGGACGCAAGCCGCTCGTGCTTCGAGATGAGATTTATGCCGTCTGGGCGATGGCCGCGGGAGCAGCCATCGGCCTGGGACTGACCCAGTCCACATGGCAGCTGCTGCTGTTATTTCTGCTCGTTATTGTGTTTCGTATGCTTTCTGTACATTACAAATGGCGCTTGCCAAGAAGGCTGCTTCAGGCAGAATCGGCACCGACCGGTAAGGATACAGCCGCTTAG
- a CDS encoding low molecular weight protein-tyrosine-phosphatase, whose amino-acid sequence MITVLFVCLGNICRSPMAEAVFRHKVNQRGLSEQIEVDSAGTGDWHIGKIPHEGTRKLLDSWRISYEGMSARQVQHEDLSDFDYVIAMDNTNAENLSALPGGSEADILKFMDLLPEEKLREVPDPYFTGNFEEVYRLIDSGCDVLLDRIVNEKL is encoded by the coding sequence ATGATCACAGTGCTATTCGTATGTCTCGGGAACATTTGCCGCTCGCCCATGGCGGAGGCCGTGTTCCGTCACAAGGTGAATCAAAGAGGACTGAGTGAGCAGATTGAAGTAGATTCAGCTGGAACAGGAGATTGGCATATCGGCAAAATACCTCATGAGGGCACGCGCAAGCTGCTGGACAGCTGGAGAATCAGCTATGAGGGCATGAGTGCAAGGCAGGTGCAGCATGAGGACTTGTCCGACTTTGATTATGTTATTGCAATGGATAACACAAACGCCGAGAATCTTAGCGCTCTGCCTGGAGGTTCGGAGGCGGACATTCTCAAATTTATGGACCTGCTTCCGGAAGAGAAGCTGAGAGAAGTGCCAGACCCGTACTTTACAGGAAACTTTGAAGAGGTTTATCGCCTGATCGATTCAGGCTGTGATGTATTGCTGGACAGAATTGTGAATGAAAAGTTATAA
- a CDS encoding alpha/beta hydrolase, with amino-acid sequence MTDRSLLKRTIVKEEIQSAHLKESRALRIYLPPGYDPKLSYRAVYCQDGEEFFNFGRIATWANQLILEEGIEPFIIIGVEVNTKVRTEEYAPFGNRFDHYLSCFAEEIVPYIEGKYPVRPEPSQRVLAGDSLGGSVSLHLALSYPELFQQIISLSGAYYEQTQHHTALETDLSWLNIFMIVGLQEDSYTTDTGVYNFVELNRNTRDLLEERGATVHYEEKDGRHIWGFWQQELPAALKYFLQ; translated from the coding sequence ATGACAGACCGTTCTTTATTGAAGCGTACCATTGTCAAGGAAGAGATTCAGAGCGCTCATTTAAAGGAATCCAGAGCCCTGCGGATTTATCTGCCTCCAGGCTATGATCCCAAGCTCAGCTACCGTGCTGTCTACTGCCAGGATGGCGAGGAATTTTTCAATTTCGGGCGAATCGCAACCTGGGCTAACCAGCTTATACTTGAAGAAGGAATTGAGCCATTCATCATTATCGGCGTGGAAGTGAATACCAAAGTCCGGACCGAGGAGTATGCGCCATTTGGCAACCGGTTTGACCATTATTTGTCGTGCTTCGCCGAAGAAATTGTTCCCTATATAGAAGGGAAATATCCTGTGCGGCCCGAGCCCTCTCAGCGTGTGCTTGCCGGAGACTCACTTGGAGGCAGCGTGTCACTGCATCTCGCGCTTTCCTATCCCGAGCTCTTTCAACAAATTATCAGCTTGTCCGGCGCCTATTACGAGCAGACGCAGCATCATACGGCACTCGAAACCGATCTATCCTGGCTAAATATCTTTATGATTGTCGGACTGCAGGAGGACAGCTACACCACGGATACGGGCGTATACAATTTTGTTGAGCTCAATCGGAACACGCGGGATTTATTAGAGGAACGGGGTGCTACAGTCCATTATGAAGAGAAGGACGGCCGTCATATTTGGGGCTTTTGGCAGCAGGAGCTGCCGGCGGCTTTGAAATACTTCCTTCAATAA